Genomic DNA from Pirellulales bacterium:
CTCTGAATCAAAAGTGAAGGTGGGCGTCCGATTCGTCCAAGGCACGAAGTTGCTAGAGGAAAAGCTAGGACGAAACGACCTTTGCCCATGCGGTAGCCGCTTGCGATTCAAGCGATGCTGCATGCAATCGGGACGCTTTTGA
This window encodes:
- a CDS encoding SEC-C domain-containing protein produces the protein MSKRRRGYPSESKVKVGVRFVQGTKLLEEKLGRNDLCPCGSRLRFKRCCMQSGRF